Below is a genomic region from Triticum dicoccoides isolate Atlit2015 ecotype Zavitan chromosome 5A, WEW_v2.0, whole genome shotgun sequence.
ggttaaccgggtaacccctctcttgttgcagcccaacacccctccaaaacagcccactagcccatctaaaccccctccatgctctccgtcattggatcacgattgtgtgggcgaaaaccgcacctcatttggacactcctagctccccctacctataaatatgcatcTCCCCCAAAattgcggatgaaaccctaaccttcttcccctcgcgccgccggacaaaaaaccccgccgccggacgtgtccgctggACATGTCGCCCCGGCCAATCGGCGGCCGACACATCATCGTCCCCGCCGCCTGGAGCAAGTCCCGCGCCGCCACGTTAGTCCGCGCCTGCGCCCCATTTCGCTGCCACCCACGCGGGCCCGCCGGGGCCCGACCGCGGCCCTCCCAGCCCGGCACTGGCCCCCGCGCCTCCCCGAGTCTCCGTGCTGCCCGCGCGCTCTTCCGCCGCACCTCGCGGTGCCACCGCGTGTCCCGCCGTGCCGGACCGCCCGCACCTCGCCGCCGACCCTACCGCCACCGCGCCAAGCTCgccgcctgatgacccacaagtataggggatctatcatagtcctttcgataagtaagagtgtcgaacccaacgaggagcagaaggaaatgacaagcggtttttagtaaggtattctctgcaagcactgaaattatcggtaacatatagttttatgataaggtaatttgtaacgggtaacaagtaacaaaagtaaacgaggtgcagcaaggtggcccaatcctttttgtatcaaaggacaagcctggacaaactcttatataaaggaaaacgctcccgaggacacatgggaattatcatcaagctagctttcatcatgctcatatgatccgcgttcgttactttgataatttgatatgtgggtggaccggtgcttgggtactgcccttccttggacaagcatcccacttctgattaacccctcttgcaagcatcggcaactacaaaagaattattaaggtaaacctaaccatagcatgaaacatatggatccaaatcagccccttacgaagcaacgcataaactagggtttaagcttctgtcactttagcaacccatcatatacttattacttcccaatgccttcccctaggcccaaataatggtgaagtgtcatgtagtcgacgttcacataacaccactagaggaaagacaacatacatctcatcaaaatatcgaacgaataccaaattcacatgactacttatagcaagacttctcccatgtcctcaggaacaaatataactactcacaaatcatattcatgttcataattaaaggggtattaatatgcataaagtatctaaacatatgatcatccaccaaataaaccaactagcatcaactacaaggagtaatcaacactactagcaacccacaggtaccaatctgaggttttgagacaaagatcgaatacaaaagatgaactagggtttgagaggagatggtgctggtgaagatgttgatggagattgaccctctcccgatgagaggatcaatggtgatgacgatggtgacgatttccccctcccggagggatgtttccccggcaaaacagctccgccggagccctagattggttctaccaaggttccgcctcgagacggcggcgcttcatcccgaaagctttcttcttattttttccagggaaaaagacttcatatagcaaaagatgggcaccggaggcctgccagggggcccatgaggcatggggcgcgcccaggggggtagggcgcgccccccacccttgtggacggtgggtggcccccctccagtactttcttcgcccaatatttttaatatattccaaaactgactttcatggagtttcaggacttttggagttgtgcagaataggtctctaatattttctccttttccagcccagaattccagctgccggcattctccccttcgtgtaaatcttgtaaaataagagagaataggcataagtattgtgacataatgtgtaataacagcccataatgcaataaatatcaatataaaagcatgatgcaaaatggacgtatcaactcccccaagcttagacctcgcttgtcctcaagcggaagcagataacgaaaaatatgtccacatgtttagagatagaggtgtcgataaaataaaatacggacatgagggcatcatgatcattcttataacaaataTNNNNNNNNNNNNNNNNNNNNNNNNNNNNNNNNNNNNNNNNNNNNNNNNNNNNNNNNNNNNNNNNNNNNNNNNNNNNNNNNNNNNNNNNNNNNNNNNNNNNNNNNNNNNNNNNNNNNNNNNNNNNNNNNNNNNNNNNNNNNNNNNNNNNNNNNNNNNNNNNNNNNNNNNNNNNNNNNNNNNNNNNNNNNNNNNNNNNNNNNNNNNNNNNNNNNNNNNNNNNNNNNNNNNNNNNNNNNNNNNNNNNNNNNNNNNNNNNNNNNNNNNNNNNNNNNNNNNNNNNNNNNNNNNNNNNNNNNNNNNNNNNNNNNNNNNNNNNNNNNNNNNNNNNNNNNNNNNNNNNNNNNNNNNNNNNNNNNNNNNNNNNNNNNNNNNNNNNNNNNNNNNNNNNNNNNNNNNNNNNNNNNNNNNNNNNNNNNNNNNNNNNNNNNNNNNNNNNNNNNNNNNNNNNNNNNNNNNNNNNNNNNNNNNNNNNNNNNNNNNNNNNNNNNGGGTGAGAAAATAGGTGGAAGACGAAGCTCTGGAGTCTTGCTGCTCTAAACTTGTAAGGATGATGCTAACTAAGTGACAACATTTTTATTTGGGGACGGCATTCTGATGACCTCATCAAGGTGATGCAAGAGTTGGCAACATCTGGTTCGCCTCCACATATGTCACAGATCTTGGTCTCTGACCAACAAAACAATCAGATAAGGGAcaatgtttaaattgttgacagTATCTAGATTAGAAGAAAATATCACACGGCCCTCACCCAATAACCATGGCATGGGTTTtatcgtgcgtattcgagaaaaaaatgatataatttttaaaacCTATTTTTGAAATCATACAGAATATAAGAAGAAGCTCTGTGATCGGCCCATCTAACTCTTCCTAACCCTAGCCCGGTAACGTGACCAAACACACAGGCTGATTGATCTTTGCGGCCGGCTGGAACACACAAGCACGCACGTACAAATACACCAAAATCGTTCCTTTAATACCTCCCTGAAATCCAGTTGTCGCAATTTCCTTCTCCAATCCTTTGCCTCGATTCCTTTTCCTTTCTTATTATTTCCCTTGCCGCACAAATTTCTTTCTCAAATTTGCTTCGGCGTGGAAGGCTTTCCTTATTAGTGTTCCCCGTCTCAAATCCTTTTCTTTCCTTATTATTTATCTCGCTGCACGTTGCAACGTCGGCTGGAATCCTATATAAATTAGGAGGATGAGATATAAAGTGGCGAGGTGGGATTAATCAAAGCACTTGGCTAGCTCAGTTGATAGCGGGTTAATTACAGAACAGGGAGGTTTTGAGTTCGAATTCCTGCCTTGGCAATTATATTTTATCACGGCCTTTTACCCCTTTTGTGGGCAGCCTTCGTTGGGCTAGAATCGCTATGGGCCGTGGCTAGACGAACAACTTCATGTGGCAATTATATTTTATCACGGCCTTTTACCCCTCTTGTGGTCAGCCTTCGTTGGGCTAGAATCGCTATGGGCCGTGGCTAGACGAACAACTTCATGGGCCTGATTAAGTACGTACGTATCTACAGGCACGGACTGCGGGTTCGAGGAATTGAATCGTTTTTTCTTACACTTTAGTACCACCTCACATattatatgttttaaattcaaaccaAAAACGTAAATTCATAGGAAGAaaacgtattgtgacggtgaacccacggagtcaatccatgctttattattactagcaaaaatgcccgtgcgttgcaacgggggaaACAAACCCACTCGCGATTCTATTCACAACAAACATGATTAATACCAATGCAATGATCTTGGTCATCACATTCTAGCACGGCGCTTTCACCTGCCCCTTCCGACTTGTAATTTAACGGATATGTAATGATGGTGGGCCTCATCCAGTCCTATCTACAATTGATGCTTGCACTTTCCCGCACTATGGGCAAAAGGCGCAGAATGTCTTCGAATATTGCATGTCATTGAAGTTCCTACCTTGCATGCTGCCCTTTATGTAGAAATGTGGAGGAAATTAGATTTACAAAAAAAAAAGATGTATTTACATGCTGACTTGAAGTGGGCACCGAGAGAAAAATGCACCACTGTTGTATTTTCACTATTCTCCGCTTTTCAGTCACATGTTCATGTGCTTCGGAGTCTCTTCTCCCACTCCTCACCTCTCATTTAGCTCCAACGTCCCTTCACAACCACATCGTCTTGCTTCCTCTCCCTACCCGACCCTAAGATGCGCCGCCACCATATTTTAACTCTTCCCCGCTTGGAAAAGTGCAATGATAACCTTCGTACACTGTGAACACATGAAACTGAAAAATGCAAGAAAGCAAAGATTTTGGATACTGTTTCTTCACATAATGTTGAATAATTGAAACTAACCAATTCATGTTGGATAAGTAATCAACAGTTAGAGTCATCGACTTAGAAATAAACACTCTCAAATATTTAAGGTGTATCACGTAGTGTTGTGGGTGTTCATGCCAACCTTTTCTTTAATTTTCTGTATGGGGCCTACAAAACTATTGATGGCTATTGGGAATACATATTCACACTGAAGGGTATGAAAGACAACATGCACGCATGCCTATTAGCTCAAGCACTGCTATTCAGACTGTAGAAAGCATGCGAAGTTTCTGCTGATGGATAATCCTGCTGCACCGTAGTGTCAAGTTTTTCAGTTTCGTCAGTTAGCTGAATAAGAGGTCAAGCAGGGTGCACCTGTACACGTATTGACCTGTACTTCTGTTAGTTTGTTAGCTGAATTTGCTAGCTTGACCGGTGCACGCCAGCTGAGCTCACGCAACAACATCTGCCAACTATGCTGGGATGATTATTTTTGCACTAACATGTGATGATTTCTAGAAACTTCATTGCGTTCCCTGAACATCATGTCTAGGCACCGAGATCTTCAGGATTGTTAGGATACATCTCATAGGCGATTTGAATTATTTTTTTATCATCACAGGACCAGCTGCTGCACACGTCCAGTCTTCTAATCTGATCCGCCTACCACACCAACTGGCAGGAGAAAGCTGACAGTTGCCGGCACAAAGTTGAATatgtgaaattcattttcatacatgACCATATCAAACCGTCAGCTTACTCCCGCACAGCTTCTGCAAGCCATTCAGGTGGCGAAGTGAATGCCGAAACCCCATAATACTACGAGTTGTTCACGGTTGGTAAAGATCAAATACTTTCCAAAGTCCATAAGCAAAAGGAGTCGCTGCTGGATACCATCAAAAGGCACTATCCAGACTATCCAGCCGTTGTTCCTGATTAGTCAAATTAATTTTAGCTCTGCAATGTTCTCTGTGTAAGCATTCCTGAATAAAAGACAATATACCTGAATAAAATAAAAGGTTCTAATCTTCACATAAAAGCTGCATAATTGCCCAAGCATATATACGCATAAATCAACAAACAATGATTGTGATGGAATTGTCAACTGTGCGCTATCCCCATCTTCCTGATCTTGGTCATCTTCAACATCATGATTCATCTCTTCCCCTACTGAAAAACGTAACACTAAGCAAAATCCCAAAAGGGGAGCGGGAGAAAAACGTGATTGAATTTTGAAAGATCTGTCTCTTGCACTCAAAACCAATGATCTCAGCGAGGGTCAGGAGGGCCCACTTGTACACGTCGTCCTACGCTCTCCTCCATGACCAGCTGCCCTCGCAACCACACAGTAGAGGAACGGGCACCGCTGGACCGCATGGATGGGAAGCTAAGGCTGGAACGTCGACCAAGTTGAGCGTCATCAAGCAGGCAAACCCCAAATTAGACCAACAAGCATTAGCAGTGGAATAAACTGCGAGATCTGGACGCTTATCTACTCTTGGAGGACGCGTGGTTGGCCTCCTTCTGACTTTAAGGCAGTGAGCTGCCGCCTCCCTAAGGCTCGGCTACGCGGCTTCCATCCAGCCAGCCGCTTCTGCCACTTCTTGTTGTCGTCGTGCAAGGGAGTGTGCTATTTCTGGTGCGACGATCTTGAGACGAAGCGGGGACAACCGTATATGAGGAACCCTCCCCCGCAGCCGTTGACACACGGTGACGATTCCTCCTTCCGCCAGCACCCATGGTCGGCTGTCCACTCCGCCGTGCTTGGCATCTCTAAGCCCTCGAGAGCACCCTGGAACTGGCATCGCCATCACGTCGATGAGCCCATGCGGTATACGCCATCAGCGACCATGACGACGCCGTGCCTCTAGCTGAGCAGAAGGAATCTTCCGTCCCTAACGTGCCACGTGGACGCCTTATCGGAGATGGTGAAGGCCTGAAGATCTCATTGTTGTCAAAGATCGTCATCTAGATGACCATGCCGGTGCAGCAAATCCAAAAGCGAGAAACCTTCCGACGACGTGGGCCTGTTGGCGTTGGCCTCGGCCGTGCTACCGGTAGCCTCGGCAAGGGCACGCACCTGGATGAATTGCCCGCGGGATCGATCTCGGTTTTACGCTGCTCATCTGGCGGCTCCGTCTCTCAGGCAACCTATTTATGGGGGAAACAAAGGCAACTACGGACGAGAGACCGAGTCGTCAAGGACTCGATTCCAGGTGAGAGACCGGGTCGATCCGCAGGGATAGGACGGAGGAAAACCTAAAAGAACCATCGTGGAATAAGGAGATCGATGAAAGAATAGGAAAGGAGACTGGGTCTGGTGCAGCAACGCATCGTGTTTCTGTTTATTATAGGGAAGAAAGGCCCAGCCCAAATCGTAAAAAGCGAGAAGAaatcgtattgtgacggtgaacccacggagtcaatccgtgctttattattaacggatagactagcacaaatgcccgtgtgttgcaacgggagaggACGTTGAGATGTGTCCACCAAAAAATCAATCAGACCGACCCGACGacaaattgcccgtgcgttgcaacgggatacaTATTATTGCAATGATCAAAATGGGTGAATATCGACGATAACCAAATAACGATAATAAAAACATGACAATAGAAAGCTGGTTCATACAAGAATGTATGAACATCTGGGTGCCTTCATCAACAAAGGAAAAAATAACCAAAAAGTAGAGGCTGTGAAACTTCACTTATATAGAGAAGATAGTTTGACAGTAGTACTCAATgaatttctacttgtttttcacacAAGTGTCCAGATCATGACCAAATTATAACTCATATATATACCTGGGCTCTCCCCTGCTGCTGAACTGCATCTTTGAAAATCTGCTCGCTTCTTCCTGTCTCGATTAAACCATCAATTGTCTACAGGTTCCAAAGTTATAAAGGAGGCACACTATAAGAAAGATAAACAATAGAAAGAAAAAAGCACAAATTTAACCATATAAGAAAAAATGTTGCCACTATACCTCTTCATCAAGGCGATTACCAGTTACAGTGAATACCCTTCTTTCAACGACTTCCCGGTACTCCTGCCCGATTGATTCTCTCATTACCTGCATCAGAGGGAAACAACACCGAATCACACACATTATACTATTCTGTCTTCAGAGATATCAGGCTGATAGCATACTATCAATAATCTACcatagggcaacctggtgcatgtagctcccgcttgcgcagggtccagggaagggtccgaccactttgggtctatagtacgcagcctttccctacatttctgtaagaggctgtttccaggaaacATTTGTGTAAAGTTACTCAAAGTCCATAGGACAATTGGCAAAAACATAGTTGAGTAGTATCTTTCTTTTACTTTGTAGA
It encodes:
- the LOC119301840 gene encoding syntaxin-132-like isoform X3, whose translation is MKKSVDYAILCSDSCTCWFFTFRALENMRCCICLWFAACPCAVLQNLPNMQKPGCGKGSAVDRSREQTIGAVKKKMKEQMDDFQVMRESIGQEYREVVERRVFTVTGNRLDEETIDGLIETGRSEQIFKDAVQQQGRAQFHVFTVYEGYHCTFPSGEELKYGGGAS